The genomic window TATAGGCTTTGCAGCAGGATTATTAATCAGTAGTTTTATTCCTTTAGAGATTAAAGTAAGGAAAATTCATAAATGGTTGATTGTCATTCCTCCTATGCTTCTTTCTTTTATTTTCTTATTTTTAGTAAGTTATTTTCCAGGAATATTTCCTGATTTTTTTATAGAAGGGAAAGGGCTTACTATTGAAAAATATGTATTAGAATATATTATTATTATTATGTTAATTATAGCTTTTATTAATTTTATGAGAGAATATAAGAAAACGAGAAGTAACGAACTACCATTATTATTATCTGCTCTTATTTTGAGTATTTTTTCAGAGTTATCATTTACAAATTATTTTAGTGTTTATGATACTTATAATTTGTTAGGACATATTTACAAGTTGATTGCTTCTTTTTTGATTTTTAAGGTTTTATTTATTGTAAATATCCATCATCCTTATTATAAGTTAAATAAGGCAGAAAAGGAAATCATTAAATATGCAAATAATCTAGAACAATTGGTTCAACAAAGGACAGAAGAAATTAATCAAGCCAATCAAGAAATGTTGAGAGATTTAGAATATGCGAAAACCATACAAAAAGCAATCATGCCAGTGAAACATGCTCAATTTGATAATTTAGAAGTGTATAGTGAGTATGTTCCTTATGAAAAAGTAGGAGGAGATTTTTACGGATTTGAAGATTTAAATGATAGTTATCTAGCTTTTTATATAGGAGATGTCGCAGGACATGGAATTCCAGCAGCAATGATGACCATATTTATGAAACAAACCATTATTACGGAAAAGATTTTTCAGAGTGGGTTCAAAGAAATTTTTACTCCTAAAGAAGTACTAGCTAATCTCTATAAAGAGTATAATGCAACGGATTTTCCATTAGAAATGTATGCAGTTATGATTTATGGGGTTTATAATAAGAAAACAAAAGATTTAATATTCTCTTCAGCAGGATTGAATACCTACCCTCTTATTTATAAGGATGGAATAGTAGAGCCCATAGAACATACAGGTTTTCCAATTTGTAAATTTGATAAAAATTATCAACCAGAGTTTCAAAATTATATAATTCCTTTAAAAAAAGGAAATCGATTATTGTTTTATACCGATGGAATTATAGAAGTTTCTAATAGAAAAGGAGAACTTTTTGGAGAAGAAAGGCTAATAAAAATATTTCAAAAAAAGGGACATTTATCTTTAGAAAAATTTTCCCAGGAAATATTGAAAGAATTAAATCAGTTTACTAAAGGAGTTAGATTAAACGACGATGTTCATTACTTTATTATGGAGGTAAAATAAGAGTAATTAATTTTGTAATTTGATGGAAGAAATTCATTTTTATTTTAGAAACAATGCTTTCTATAAGGAAATTTTTAATTGTTTTTTATTTTCTTATAGAAAGCATCTCATTATAAATTAAACAATTTATTTATTTTTATAATGTATTCTCTGAAGAAACTTCCGAATCTCTTTTTTTATCAAGATCTTTAGTATTTATACCCATTAAATATAAGGCAGGGCAAAAGCGAGTAACACCTTCTGCTACTTTTCCACTACCAAAGACAATTCGAGAAAGAGATTTTTGCAAAATTCCTGTACCT from Garciella nitratireducens DSM 15102 includes these protein-coding regions:
- a CDS encoding MASE3 domain-containing protein; protein product: MNIKIKVASKIKEPQKILDLSGYQLVISYFLIGLVMFYGVRFLEESIYQIFTKEHYLILHTLMEFITIIIYTASFLIIYYVGEWDKRLRMKVLAAVFLFVAGIDFWHTFSYSGMPGIFVPSSNQSAICFWVVGRIGFAAGLLISSFIPLEIKVRKIHKWLIVIPPMLLSFIFLFLVSYFPGIFPDFFIEGKGLTIEKYVLEYIIIIMLIIAFINFMREYKKTRSNELPLLLSALILSIFSELSFTNYFSVYDTYNLLGHIYKLIASFLIFKVLFIVNIHHPYYKLNKAEKEIIKYANNLEQLVQQRTEEINQANQEMLRDLEYAKTIQKAIMPVKHAQFDNLEVYSEYVPYEKVGGDFYGFEDLNDSYLAFYIGDVAGHGIPAAMMTIFMKQTIITEKIFQSGFKEIFTPKEVLANLYKEYNATDFPLEMYAVMIYGVYNKKTKDLIFSSAGLNTYPLIYKDGIVEPIEHTGFPICKFDKNYQPEFQNYIIPLKKGNRLLFYTDGIIEVSNRKGELFGEERLIKIFQKKGHLSLEKFSQEILKELNQFTKGVRLNDDVHYFIMEVK
- a CDS encoding YgaP family membrane protein, whose translation is MEKNVGTLDSYLRITIGLTMLGTGILQKSLSRIVFGSGKVAEGVTRFCPALYLMGINTKDLDKKRDSEVSSENTL